In Pan paniscus chromosome 15, NHGRI_mPanPan1-v2.0_pri, whole genome shotgun sequence, the sequence ACTTACCAGCCGTATGACCCTGGACAAGTCTCTTCTAACCTTTTTGGCCTTCAATTTTCCCACTTGTGTAGTGGGAGTAGTAGCATCTGGTGGAGTTGTGAAAATTGAATGAGTTAATATGAGGTAAAGGTCTTAGAATATTGCCTTATACACAGAAAACATCAGTACATACTAGCAACTACTGTGATATGTGGCCAGCCTCTGTGAGTGGCCCTGAGCTGTGTAGAGTACTTTTAAGTGTGTTTTTTCATCCTTTCAGACTATCCATAAGAGAGCTTATAAGGGttgtgtgattatatatatatatcaggaagctgagacaacTTTGGGATTCTTGTCAGTGGGAGGCGTCTCTGGCCCCAGAGTGACTCCAAGGCTCCGCTGGGCTCCCAGAGCTGCCGGCGTTCCAAATACCAAAAATTCAACCCTGTGGACCATGACAGGGCAGAAGGAGTTTCTCCGGAGATGAGGCTGGGACCCTTTGAAAAGTGCCTGGGGACCTGAAGAGCACCGGCGAACTTGTAACCCCTAGTTAAGccacatttttatatgtatataatcatTACCTCCAGATTACAATTGTTCTCAAGGGCAGCTTGTAGGGTGACTAAATATGAGTTAAGCTGAGGACAACAGTAACATTCCTTGAGGTTTATAACTGCTTTGGGCAAGCCACTTAGCCCCACccattgagcctcagtttctttcttttttttttcctgcctcagttttaCGTGTACAAATAGCACAGGAGGACCCCAGCCCCATGCAGACGgcagcctgggggtgggggagtcaCACCAGTCCTGTCCTCATGGACATGTCCTCATGTccagatagatagacagagatATCTATCTGAAGCCTTTATAGGGGCCTGGGCACCTTTTGGAGCCTGAGCTGGAACTGAAGCGGGAGCTGCAGCCTGGGCCTTGGTTTGATCCTTTGCCTTGGCCTTTGGCTGGCACAGCTTGAGCCCCTTGGCAATGCGGGCACGGGCATGCTTCCCAAGTTTGGGGTGGGCAATGTAGGCAAGTCATTTGAGCTTGCAGGTGACACCCTTCGGAATCTTGGGGTTAACCTCCTTGGCCTTTACGAGGGCCTTGATAGCCTCAGCACATACACTCACAGCCTTGGCATTGCTGGCCTGCATCTTCTTTAGGCCCTTCTTGTTGTGCTCTTGGCAAAGCACATGTTCCTCAGGAACTTAGGGTCCATCCCCTTAAGAGATTTGTACCTTTGTGATTGTGGTTTCTTGACACTATTTCTGTGCCATTTTCGGGACcggttgtgtgtggtgtggttcTTGGACTTGGCCATGTCTGCACCTTAAGCCGCAGGTCCCCAAGCCGcagtttcttatctataaaatgggagtatTATGTATACAGTGTAAGGTTTCTGTGAGATCAACTGTGAAAGTACCTTTAAAAATGCCTGCAACACAGTACGTCTCAATAAAAGTTTGCTGAGTGTGAATCTGCCTTGTGATGTGGGTGATGGGTGATGGGTTTGAAGTACTTTCATCCAGGATGGGAGATCTTAACTGTTCTCACAGTGGCTGGTAGAGAGGCCTTGGGTTCAGCTTTTGTCAGAAATTGTAAGAATTCATCTTTAGACCACAAAGGAGATTGACATTTATCTTTTTCCAGCTTATCttgtgaacaacaaaaaaaatcccccaaaaatCTGACAGCCTAGGTCTCTGAAATGGATTGGTGGTGATGAGAGTGCTAGTTAAACTTTCCCCTAaggttttttcctctttaaaggaAGGACCTTATCAGcctaaaggaaaaggagagaaaggaagtggGCCACAGTTTATACCTTATGGCTGCCAGTGCTTCTGTCACAGGAAACTGCTGCCCTCCTCTTGCCCAGTACACAAGCTGGCTCCTGAGTGGGCATCTTGCTGGGGCTCTGGCCACCCCACTGGCAAGCAGCTGAATGTGGCTTCTTGGTTAGACCTCTGCTGACCATTTAGGACCAGGATGAATTTGACTAAGGCTGTACTCCCACAAAGAGCCTCCTGGAAAGAGGCCCTCTCTACAGTCTAAATCCCTTTGTCCTGTGGGCCTCCTATGTAAGGCCTTCTCCACTGCACACTCCAAGACCTACTTTCTCTGGAGCTCTAGAAAAAGTCAAGGAATTGGACAGGCAGTGATTTTTCAATTTCTCCCTAAGAATATTCTGGTGGTCTTTGTCACCACCAGTAGTAGAAAACAAGCTACCAATCTTTACCCCCCTTCTTGGAGAAAATACCCCTATGCAGGAAGATCATGGAAAATCCAAGCACCCAGCCAGATGACCAGAGGCCAGTCCTAACACCGGCCTTCTTCAGAAATCATTACCTCCTTTTCTTTCACATCTGCTGTGCCAGAGCTAACTGGGAAGCCCCCTGGCAGGTCCCAATATCTGTCTTACAATGTTCAGGCTCCCTCCCCAGCAATCATTTATTAGAAAGGGGTTTTATGATACAAATTTGATAATCTCCCATGCACACTGGCACTGTTCTAATTGAAGTTGTAAGCCCATAAAATTCAAGCCCTTTGTCTTCCTGAAGGCCACAAGGTTTAAAAAGATACTATTGTCCTGCCTAACACCCACTACATTGTCACCAGGGACTGATTAAACAGAGTCCTGAATCCAAACAGTGCGGATTTTGTCTAGGTCCTTTTCAGGCCTGACAATGCCCTTTTCAGTTCCCAagacaaaaagaggtttaaggaTCGAGATTCTTCTAAGATAACCGCATCCATATGGAAGGCAAGGTGGCCGGCAGCTGAGACCCAAACACCCCactcccttccccctctccccttctttctttctctctccacccccCAAAATCCCAGGTGATAACACTGCCTCAGCCACCCTTcatcctccccttcttcctccttgGACAAGAAAGCTAGAGCCCCTAACAGGCCCATGACTCCTCCTTAGAGACCTCCATAAGGGCCCTTGGCTCCCTTCCCCGCACCTGATGCCCCAACTGCTCTCCTCTGGCGCATCTCCCAGCAGTGGTGCCTGGGAGCGAGGTCGTCGCTTCTGTGAGAAAGTGACTGCTTGCACAGGAGGCCCTAGCGGGGCAGTTACAAACCCAAGGGGTGCTAGTGTGCACTGGCCGGGGTGAACCTGCCCCAATCTCGGATTCCCAAGGCTCCCCCAGGCGGCCCTCCCTCAGCTGGGAGTCGCGTCCTCCCGGATCTGCCCAGAGGAAAAGCCCTGTGCCGGTCGTTCCCCCGACCCTTTGATGTCTTCAcgtcctcctccccaccctggcCAGGTACTGCGCCATGAGGAGACAGGAAATCACAGCTAACTTAGGAACTTGCAGGCTTAAATAGGGGTTACAAATTCCCCGGTGCTCTTCAGGTCCTCAGGCACTTTTCAAAGGGTTCCCGAGCACTTGGCTCCTGCACTCTGGAAACAGCTTGCGGCCAGGCCTGGGCTGCTCCGGTGCAGCGCGCCCCGCACCTGGCCTCGCCGGCTCATCTCCGGAGAAACTCCTTCTGCCCTGTCGTGGTCCACAGGGTTGACTTTTCGGTATTCGAAACGCCAGCAGCTCGGGGAGCCCAGCGGAGAGTCGGAGTCACTCTGGGGCCAGTGACGCCTCCCGCTGACAAGAATCCCAAagttgcctcagcttcctcctctccttttcttcccgCGCCCAACCCTGACATCACCACCCCTCCATCCCCCAGGTATCTTCCTAAAGCCGTGTCGGGACTGCAACCCGCCCTTCGATCCAGCTGGGGCCGGGCCCCACTTAGCCAGTCAAGGGGCGAGCCAGCGATGCGAACACCGGTCTGGGGGGCACGACTCCCGCCTACGTTCCCCGCAGGCGCGCAGGGGACCCAACCCCACACATTTTATTCTCGAACTACGAGGAAAaatactctattttttaaaaaaataacttgctTCCCATACAAAtcgctatttaaaaatatacaaataaggcCCAAGCATAAAATCTAACTCTGGGGCTGGCGGTggagggaagctgagggagggggCTCTGGCACACGTCCCTCGTGTGTGCTTGCGCGACGGCTGATGAGGGCGCGCCAGGGACCCTGGCACCCAAGGAGATGGGGCTGCAGGGAGGCGGACGGAGAGCGTTCCAGGCGTTCGGCTCCGGCCCTGCTCCAATCGCAGAGCGCGCTCCAAAGTCGAGGGTAGCCCCAGGTGCTGCCCTGCGGCCTCACCAGTTCCAGGAGACCAGGGCGGGGGATGCTAAGTGCTGGTAGGCGGGGAAGAGGCCAAGCGCCGAGCCGGGACCGAAGGCAGGGTAGCCCGGCAGAGGGCAGGCGGCGGCTGGAGGGGCGCCGCACTTGTCCTGGGCCGCGGCGGTTCCCACctcgccaccgccgccgccgccgcacggCTGCCCGTCGCGAACAAGCACCGGCACCACCACGCGACGcagcaggccgggcgcggcgtGCAGCTCGGCGGATGCTGCCAGGTCAGGCGACTCCGCCGCCCCTGGAGCGCGAGCGCGCTTCAGCTTGTAGCGATGATTCTGGAACCAGATCTTGACCTGCGTGGGCGTGAGGCGAAGCAGGCTCGCCAGCTGCTCGCGCTCGGGCGCAGACAGGTACCGCTGCTGCCGGAAGCGCCGCTCCAACTCCAGCGTCTGCGCCTTGGAGAATAGCACCCGCCGCTTCTTCCTTTTCTCGGCGTCCGAGCCCGGAGACGCGGGCCTAGCGGACGGCCGCTGCGACGAGTCTGGCGGGCTGGTCTCCAGGCTGCTCTCGTCCGAGGCTAGGGACAGCAAAGGAGACACGGGTGGGTGAGACGCCGGACCCTACGAGGGCCTGCTGCCCTTCTGGCGCGGGCGTGGAGGCACTGGCCGGAGGGCACGCCCACTAGCCCGAGACTTTCGGGATGAGGCCATTTCCTGAGTCCACATCTGGACATCCACCTCTCCGAATGCGGTGACCTCATTCATACCACAGCGGTCATCAGCGGGCCTGAGATCGTGCCCCGAAGAAACCCACCCCGGGGCCCTCTTAACATGTCCGCACCGGTAGTTGCGCTGGCCGACCAGTTTATCACAAGCTGGGTCACCAGCGCCGGCCTCCTCCAGGTCGACTGCACTGCAGTGTGCCGAGGTTTGCGGAGCCCTGagtgggaagggggtgggggtAAACTCGCCAACACTGGCCATCCCAGACGGAGGCCTGGAGATCGTGGCCGTGTTTTCAGGCATGGAGAGGGGGCGGGGGGGGGCGGCAGGTGGCGGCGcgttttaaatttcaattattcCGACCTCTAGAAATCGTCAGACACAGAAACCCCAAATCTCGGAGCACCAGTGCCAGGCAGGGATCTGCTCTTAGGATGTGCCGACCGGGACGAATGCGTTAGGGGTTCGAGGACAGGGCTCCCGTTTCCAAGACTGAGGAAATCTAA encodes:
- the NKX2-8 gene encoding homeobox protein Nkx-2.8, which codes for MATSGRLSFTVRSLLDLPEQDAQHLPRREPEPRAPQPDPCAAWLDSERGHYPSSDESSLETSPPDSSQRPSARPASPGSDAEKRKKRRVLFSKAQTLELERRFRQQRYLSAPEREQLASLLRLTPTQVKIWFQNHRYKLKRARAPGAAESPDLAASAELHAAPGLLRRVVVPVLVRDGQPCGGGGGGEVGTAAAQDKCGAPPAAACPLPGYPAFGPGSALGLFPAYQHLASPALVSWNW